One window from the genome of bacterium encodes:
- a CDS encoding Fpg/Nei family DNA glycosylase, translated as MPELPEIRNLSMQISAEMAGKKIVTSEIRQEKCLNVPVAEFEQLVTGKTIGNAYSRGKWIFMPLADDAVFLLNLGMGADTVLHKNGNSLPDKYQIKLGISDGRVFTISFWWFGYAHVMPVSRLSEHAMTASLGLDPLDSDGFSYETFARLVGSKKCKIKTLLTDQKLICGIGNVYIQDILFRAGLHPDRKTSDISEKECKLLHRVIVENLSNALELGGLAYERDLHGVNGRFSEFLIGYREGKPCPVCGTAIEKIKTGSTASFICPHCQR; from the coding sequence ATGCCTGAACTGCCGGAAATACGCAATTTATCAATGCAGATATCTGCCGAGATGGCCGGTAAAAAGATCGTCACATCAGAGATAAGGCAGGAGAAATGCCTCAACGTACCAGTCGCCGAATTCGAGCAACTGGTGACAGGCAAGACTATCGGCAATGCCTATTCACGCGGCAAGTGGATATTTATGCCGCTTGCGGACGATGCAGTCTTCCTGCTGAACCTTGGGATGGGCGCAGACACTGTATTGCATAAGAACGGAAACAGCCTGCCGGACAAATACCAGATAAAACTGGGAATCAGCGACGGCAGAGTGTTTACAATTAGTTTCTGGTGGTTCGGCTATGCGCATGTGATGCCGGTGTCTCGACTCTCGGAGCACGCGATGACTGCGTCGCTGGGACTCGATCCGCTGGATAGCGATGGGTTTTCATATGAAACATTTGCCAGGCTGGTCGGCAGCAAAAAGTGTAAGATAAAGACTCTACTTACCGATCAGAAGCTCATCTGCGGAATTGGAAATGTCTATATTCAGGACATACTGTTTCGCGCAGGGCTTCACCCGGACAGAAAGACATCAGATATAAGTGAGAAAGAGTGTAAGCTGCTTCACAGGGTAATCGTGGAAAACCTGAGTAATGCACTGGAACTCGGCGGACTGGCATATGAGCGTGACCTGCACGGTGTGAACGGGCGGTTCTCTGAGTTCCTGATCGGCTATCGAGAAGGCAAACCCTGTCCCGTATGTGGGACAGCCATCGAGAAAATCAAAACCGGCAGCACCGCGAGCTTTATCTGCCCGCATTGTCAGAGATAA
- a CDS encoding sensor histidine kinase has product MRKTRQSPEVVTLKAMWPALLFAGVWLQFAETRRHLPVDSRYGYVLLGMLAAVMIYRARVALARPSARVLRYMPILDAVLLALTIRYTGGIKSELWLFYYFMLIAGAMDPRIGTIELVAPLVLISYIGATIPRLSAWDWQIIEIAGTRLLFLFLASLLTRQIALARGRLSDEISSLNEQLTLSQERNRIAREIHDGVGHSLVNCILTLELCERLVRKDPEEAGKIISQEKNDLRSALEEMRNYVHHLRPAEIENEPLSQLIRKYITRFADRTGLAANIKETGGSIDLAPSSRLVLLRIIQEALTNSVKHSDASRVDVSLARTGDGGVHCVISDDGCGFDEEAVLGDPASSQGFGLRTMKDRASSVHGDVQIESEPGEGTRISVYVPG; this is encoded by the coding sequence ATGCGCAAAACGAGACAAAGTCCTGAGGTCGTGACGCTCAAGGCAATGTGGCCGGCACTGCTTTTTGCGGGGGTCTGGCTGCAGTTTGCCGAGACACGCCGTCATCTGCCCGTAGACAGCCGCTATGGCTATGTCCTGCTGGGAATGCTTGCGGCAGTGATGATCTACCGCGCCAGGGTAGCTCTTGCCAGACCCAGTGCGCGCGTGCTGCGATACATGCCCATATTGGACGCCGTTTTGCTTGCGCTTACGATCCGATATACTGGCGGAATAAAGAGTGAACTGTGGCTTTTTTACTATTTTATGCTGATCGCAGGGGCGATGGACCCGCGCATCGGCACCATCGAGCTGGTAGCGCCGCTTGTATTGATCTCGTATATTGGCGCGACAATACCGAGGCTGAGCGCCTGGGACTGGCAGATAATCGAGATCGCGGGCACCAGGCTGCTATTTTTATTTTTAGCCAGCTTGCTCACCCGTCAGATAGCGCTTGCCAGGGGCAGACTTTCGGATGAGATATCCAGCCTCAACGAACAGCTCACCCTCTCTCAGGAACGAAACCGAATAGCGCGGGAGATTCACGATGGTGTCGGCCATTCTCTGGTCAACTGCATCCTGACATTGGAGTTGTGCGAGAGGCTTGTTCGCAAGGATCCAGAAGAGGCAGGAAAGATAATATCTCAGGAGAAGAATGACCTTCGCTCCGCGCTGGAAGAGATGCGCAATTACGTCCACCATCTGCGCCCTGCTGAGATAGAAAATGAGCCACTGAGCCAGCTTATCAGGAAATATATAACCCGTTTTGCCGACCGCACGGGCCTTGCTGCGAACATAAAAGAGACCGGTGGCAGCATCGATCTTGCTCCATCATCGCGTTTGGTGCTCCTGAGGATTATACAGGAGGCTCTCACCAATTCAGTCAAGCACTCGGACGCTTCTCGTGTCGATGTAAGCCTTGCGCGGACGGGCGATGGCGGAGTCCACTGTGTGATCTCAGACGATGGCTGCGGATTCGATGAAGAAGCTGTACTGGGTGACCCGGCAAGCAGCCAGGGTTTTGGGCTAAGGACAATGAAAGACCGCGCATCAAGTGTGCACGGCGATGTTCAGATAGAGTCCGAGCCAGGTGAAGGAACAAGAATCAGCGTGTATGTGCCCGGCTAG